Within the Halomonas sp. HL-93 genome, the region AATGCGTGTAATTACCTCGGCAATGGCCATCGCCTTTTCCGGCAGGAAGCATGAAGTGGGTGCGCTGTTTGCTTTTTTGATCGCCGCCTCAGAGATTCAAATTTTTGAAATTGGCGCAACCTTCTGGGCATTGGTGCTAGGCGTGGTGGTGTCGATGATGTTTGAAACGAAAGACTTTGATTTTGTGCTGAACCGTGGTGTCGTCAAGAAAGCGAGTGACACACCCTGACCTGCCGCTATTGATGGTGGTTATCCTCCTTGGCCCGCGACTAGTGATAGCGAGCGGGTCTT harbors:
- a CDS encoding benzoate/H(+) symporter BenE family transporter is translated as MVSAFFNLHSTCIAAPMTGVCSSPEAGTHDKRWVAAVIAGAIFIVAAPFYGYVVSLLEATPGYFIAIIAGLALMRVITSAMAIAFSGRKHEVGALFAFLIAASEIQIFEIGATFWALVLGVVVSMMFETKDFDFVLNRGVVKKASDTP